A section of the Hypomesus transpacificus isolate Combined female chromosome 1, fHypTra1, whole genome shotgun sequence genome encodes:
- the kctd8 gene encoding LOW QUALITY PROTEIN: BTB/POZ domain-containing protein KCTD8 (The sequence of the model RefSeq protein was modified relative to this genomic sequence to represent the inferred CDS: inserted 1 base in 1 codon; deleted 1 base in 1 codon), translated as MAMKESILPISEVSSPYPEVVELNVGGQVYVTKRSTLLSVPDTTLHAMFALSPPRELPRDSRGRFFIDRDGFLFRYVLDFLRDRQLVLPEHFPERERLQREAEHFHLGELQRLLGPRLARHASMNDEGCHSDXEESSQASEHPAARNPASLSDKRSGFITVGYRGSYTTLRESQADAKFRRVARITVCGRIALAKEVFGETLNESRDPDRPPDKYTSRFYLKFTYLEHAFDRLSDAGFHMVACNSTGTAAFVSQYRDLDKVWSSYTEYIFFRPSCLTLSPKQDCDEHKQEKLTDKGSESGTSLKELSTSSSETHSEASSPQDGPVVGVVVGGCGALQSVSRQPSTLTLGRPSKKGSSVQWMQQPSKRRNSELFQSLTGGGEEGLGRRKERPGVEEDMRQCIQDFHNITIPQDFPERKRQWQSELLQKYGL; from the exons ATGGCTATGAAGGAGAGCATCCTACCCATCAGCGAGGTGTCCAGCCCCTACCCCGAGGTGGTGGAGCTGAACGTGGGAGGACAGGTGTACGTGACCAAGCGCTCCACCCTGCTCAGCGTGCCCGACACCACCCTGCACGCCATGTTTGCCCTGTCCCCGCCCCGGGAGCTGCCCCGAGACAGCCGGGGGCGCTTCTTCATCGACCGTGACGGCTTCCTGTTCCGCTACGTGCTGGACTTCCTGCGGGACCGGCAGCTAGTGCTGCCCGAGCACTTCCCCGAGCGCGAGCGCCTGCAGCGGGAGGCCGAGCACTTCCACCTGGGGGAGCTTCAGAGGCTGCTGGGACCGCGGCTAGCCAGGCACGCCTCCATGAACGACGAGGGTTGCCACAGCG GTGAGGAGAGTTCCCAGGCCAGCGAGCACCCAGCAGCCCgtaaccctgcctccctctccgaCAAGAGGTCAGGGTTCATCACCGTCGGTTACAGGGGCTCCTAC ACCACTCTGAGGGAAAGCCAGGCAGACGCCAAGTTCCGGCGTGTAGCGCGGATAACCGTGTGCGGACGCATCGCTCTGGCTAAGGAGGTGTTCGGGGAGACGCTGAATGAGAGCAGAGACCCCGACCGGCCTCCAGACAAGTACACATCTCGCTTTTACCTGAAGTTCACCTACCTTGAGCACGCCTTTGACCGTCTCTCTGACGCCGGCTTCCACATGGTGGCCTGCAACTCCACCGGCACGGCAGCCTTTGTCAGCCAGTACCGAGACCTGGACAAGGTGTGGAGCAGCTACACCGAGTACATCTTCTTCA GGCCCTCTTGCCTGACCCTGTCCCCTAAGCAGGACTGTGACGAACACAAGCAGGAGAAACTCACCGACAAGGGCAGTGAGAGTGGAACATCCCTGAAAGAgctctccacctccagctcgGAGACCCACTCGGAGGCCAGCTCCCCCCAGGACGGGCCGGTGGTGGGGGTAGTGGTGGGAGGATGCGGGGCCCTTCAGTCCGTGTCCCGCCAGCCCAGCACCCTGACCCTGGGTCGCCCCTCCAAGAAGGGCTCCTCAGTACAGTGGATGCAGCAGCCCAGCAAGCGGCGCAACAGCGAGCTGTTCCAGTCCCTgacgggagggggggaggaggggctgggcaggaggaaggagaggcctggtgtggaggaggacaTGAGGCAGTGCATACAGGACTTCCACAACATCACAATCCCACAGGACTTTCCTGAACGCAAGCGACAGTGGCAGTCTGAACTTCTCCAGAAGTATGGTCTGTAA
- the guf1 gene encoding LOW QUALITY PROTEIN: translation factor Guf1, mitochondrial (The sequence of the model RefSeq protein was modified relative to this genomic sequence to represent the inferred CDS: inserted 3 bases in 3 codons; deleted 3 bases in 3 codons): protein MIKALNMIFSLYSSQFAYKTIFCRRILDLRILRTRLRNQGNHTTCTILRHRWMKNVPVLSQNNTTTMFSTQPEKKHFDMSEFPVERIRNFSIIAHIDHGKSTLADRLLEMTGAITKTEKNKQVLDKLQVERERGITVKAQTASLFYTHQGQTYLLNLIDTPGHVDFSYEVSRSISACQGVLLIVDANQGIQAQTVANFYLAFEAQLTIIPVINKIDLKNADPERVEKQIEKVFDIPCEECIRISAKLGTNVDQVLQEVIVRIPPPTARTEEPFRALVFDSNFDHYRGVVANIAVFGGQVSKGDRIVSAYLGKTYEVNELGILRPEESPTSTLFAGQVGYMVAGMKEVKEAQIGDTLYSLKQPVEALPGFKPAKPMVFAGMYPVDQSDYSALRSAVEKLTLNDSSVMVKRDSSLALGAGWRLGFLGLLHMEVFNQRLEQEYNASVIVTAPXVPYRAVLSSPRLIKEHGAQEITIVSPAQFPDRSVVSEYLEPMVLGTIIAPDDYISRIMSLCLNRRALQKNMVYIDEHRVMMXYLFPLNEVVVDFYDLLKSMSSGYASFDYEEAGYQAADLIKMDILLNGRPVEELTTIVHRDKAYSAGKAMCERLKDSIPRQMFEIAVQASIGSKVIARETIKAFRKNVLAKCYGGDXTRKMKLLKKQAEGKKKMRRIGNVDVPKDAFISVLKRKDK, encoded by the exons ATGATCAAAGCCCTCAACATGATATTTTCACTGTATTCTTCTCAATTTGCTTACAAGACAATCTTTTGTAGGCGTATTTTGGACTTAAGAATCCTTCGAACAAGACTGAGGAACCAGGGCAATCATACAACATGCACAATTTTAAGACACCGCTGGATGAAAAATGTACCAGTGTTGTCTCAAAACAACACTACAACGATGTTCAGTACGCAACCTGAAAAG AAACATTTTGACATGTCTGAGTTTCCAGTGGAGAGGATCCGGAACTTTAGCATCATTGCTCACATCGACCACGGGAAGAGCACGTTGGCGGACCGGCTTCTGGAGATGACGG GGGCCATAACCAAGACAGAGAAGAACAAACAGGTGTTGGACAAGctgcaggtggagagagagagaggcatcacGGTTAAGGCTCAGACTGCTTCTCTGTTCTACACACACCAAGGACAGACCTACTTGCTCAACCTCATAGATACTCCA GGCCATGTGGATTTCAGTTACGAAGTCTCCAGATCGATTTCTGCATGTCAGGGAGTTTTGCTGATTGTTGACGCCAACCAG GGAATTCAAGCGCAAACAGTGGCTAACTTCTATCTAGCATTTGAAGCTCAACTGACAATCATTCCTGTTATTAACAAG aTTGATTTGAAAAATGCAGATCCAGAGAGAGTAGAGAAGCAGATTGAGAAGGTGTTTGATATTCCATGTGAGGAATGTATTCGG ATTTCAGCCAAACTCGGCACCAACGTGGACCAGGTGTTACAGGAAGTCATAGTTAGAATCCCACC GCCCACAGCCAGGACAGAGGAGCCATTCAGAGCACTGGTGTTtgactccaactttgaccattACCGG GGGGTGGTTGCGAACATCGCTGTGTTCGGAGGGCAGGTCAGTAAAGGAGACAGGATCGTTTCG GCATATCTGGGGAAAACCTACGAGGTGAACGAGCTGGGAATCTTGAGGCCAGAGGAGAGCCCTACAAGCACACT GTTTGCAGGGCAGGTGGGCTACATGGTAGCAGGCATGAAGGAGGTGAAGGAA GCCCAGATTGGTGACACGCTCTACAGCCTCAAACAGCCCGTGGAGGCCCTGCCAGGGTTCAAGCCCGCCAAGCCCATGGTGTTTGCTG GGATGTATCCTGTGGACCAATCAGACTACAGTGCCCTCCGCAGTGCGGTAGAGAAACTGACCCTGAACGACTCCAGCGTCATGGTGAAGAGAGACAGCAGTCTGGCACTGGGGGCAGGTTGGAG GCTGGGCTTCCTGGGTCTGCTTCACATGGAGGTGTTCAACCAGAGGCTGGAGCAGGAGTACAACGCCTCGGTCATTGTCACGGCGC CTGTGCCTTACCGAGCCGTCCTGTCATCGCCCCGCCTCATCAAA GAGCATGGGGCGCAGGAGATCACCATTGTCAGCCCGGCTCAGTTCCCGGACAGGAGCGTCGTCAGTGAGTACCTGGAACCCATGGTGCTGGGAACCATCATAGCCCCTGACGACTACATCAGTAGGATCATGAGCCTCTGCCTG AATCGCAGAGCCCTGCAGAAGAACATGGTGTACATCGATGAACACAGAGTCATGA AATACCTGTTCCCGCTCAatgaggtggtggtggactTCTACGACCTTCTCAAGTCCATGTCCTCGGGCTACGCCAG CTTTGACTACGAGGAGGCTGGTTACCAGGCAGCTGACCTCATCAAGATGGACATTCTGCTCAACGGACGACCTGTAGAGGAACTTACCACTATAGTACACAG AGACAAGGCGTACAGCGCAGGCAAGGCCATGTGTGAGCGCCTGAAAGACTCCATCCCCAGACAGATGTTTGAGATCGCAGTTCAGGCGTCCATCGGCAGCAAGGTCATTGCAAGAGAGAC AATAAAGGCTTTCCGGAAAAACGTGCTTGCCAAATGT tatggGGGTG GTACTCGGAAAATGAAGCTGTTAAAGAAGCAGGCTGAGGGGAAGAAGAAGATGAGACGCATTGGCAACGTGGACGTTCCCAAAGACGCCTTCATCAGCGTGCTGAAGAGGAAGGACAAGTAG